Proteins co-encoded in one Seriola aureovittata isolate HTS-2021-v1 ecotype China chromosome 1, ASM2101889v1, whole genome shotgun sequence genomic window:
- the ctxn2 gene encoding cortexin-2 has protein sequence MFSVHYNHSLAAMSGNDMMAHSLTLEQKTAFAFVGMLLVFLGLLIVRCFRILLDPYSSMPSSNWADGIEGLEKGTFEYALT, from the coding sequence ATGTTTAGCGTCCACTACAACCACTCCCTTGCTGCCATGAGCGGAAACGACATGATGGCGcactctctgactctggagcAGAAGACAGCGTTTGCCTTCGTGGGGATGCTCCTGGTGTTCCTGGGGCTGCTGATAGTAAGGTGTTTCAGGATCCTGCTGGACCCCTACAGCAGTATGCCCTCCTCCAACTGGGCTGATGGCATTGAGGGGCTGGAGAAAGGGACGTTTGAGTACGCCCTTACttaa